The proteins below are encoded in one region of Aquisphaera giovannonii:
- a CDS encoding response regulator, whose amino-acid sequence MEDHPDQAALVARILRMRDFEPLVAEDGTTALRLARKHVPDVLLLDLMLPDINGFDVCRQLRLDRATMLIPVVMLTALDDMQHRVHGFRVGANAYVTKPYGVEELLDAISAARAWRNSIHQRALHGEVSVELNSEISLLKDLNDFLMHVCQATPLTDEQVMQLRQAVMEMAHNAIEWGNQHQPDRPVKITYRIHDDYLEITVRDQGAGFDRSHLPHAAMPDDPFSHLDVREQLGLRAGGFGLLICQGMVDEMRHNEQGNEVTLIKRFAPSKAS is encoded by the coding sequence GTGGAAGATCATCCGGACCAGGCGGCGCTCGTCGCCCGGATCCTGCGGATGCGCGACTTCGAGCCGCTCGTCGCCGAGGACGGCACGACCGCCCTGCGCCTCGCCCGCAAGCACGTCCCGGACGTCCTGCTGCTGGACCTGATGCTCCCGGACATCAACGGCTTCGACGTCTGCCGGCAGCTCCGCCTCGACCGCGCGACGATGCTGATCCCCGTCGTCATGCTCACGGCCCTCGACGACATGCAGCACCGCGTCCACGGCTTCCGCGTCGGCGCCAACGCCTACGTGACCAAGCCCTACGGCGTCGAGGAGCTGCTCGACGCCATCTCCGCGGCCCGCGCCTGGCGGAACAGCATCCACCAGCGGGCCCTCCACGGCGAGGTCAGCGTCGAGCTGAACAGCGAGATCTCGCTGCTGAAGGACCTCAACGACTTCCTCATGCACGTCTGCCAGGCCACGCCGCTGACCGACGAGCAGGTGATGCAGCTCCGGCAGGCCGTGATGGAGATGGCCCACAACGCCATCGAGTGGGGCAACCAGCACCAGCCCGACCGCCCCGTGAAGATCACCTACCGGATCCACGACGACTACCTGGAGATCACCGTCCGCGACCAGGGCGCGGGCTTCGACCGCAGCCACCTGCCGCACGCCGCGATGCCCGACGACCCGTTCAGCCACCTGGACGTCCGCGAGCAGCTCGGGCTCCGCGCGGGGGGCTTCGGCCTGCTCATCTGCCAGGGCATGGTGGACGAGATGCGGCACAACGAGCAGGGCAACGAGGTCACCCTGATCAAGAGGTTCGCCCCCTCCAAGGCCTCCTGA
- a CDS encoding SDR family NAD(P)-dependent oxidoreductase has translation MNRVVRNALLAAAAGAGAALAGRELLRWRRRIDLAGRVVLVTGGSRGLGLVLARELAARGARLVLCARDADELDRASKELSGRGARVVAIPCDVTDREDVARMVRLAREACGRIDAVINNAGVIQAGPLEVTTLQDYEDALKTHFWAPLYTTMEVLPEMRARKSGRIVNISSIGGAVSVPHLVPYSASKFALRGLSEGMRAELLKDGIHVTTVLPGLMRTGSPRNAQFKGRHRAEYAWFSIGDSLPGLSIGAEAAARAIVGAMEHGDPELIVSLPAKVAAVFHGLFPGVTADLLGAVNALLPGPGGIGTRAALGKDSTSRMSPSWITALTEAAARRNNEVAPGES, from the coding sequence ATGAATCGAGTCGTGCGCAACGCCCTCTTGGCCGCCGCGGCCGGCGCCGGGGCGGCCCTCGCCGGCCGCGAGCTGCTCCGGTGGCGGCGGAGGATCGACCTGGCGGGCCGCGTCGTCCTGGTGACGGGCGGCTCGCGGGGGCTGGGGCTCGTCCTCGCGCGGGAGCTCGCCGCCCGGGGCGCCCGCCTGGTCCTCTGCGCCCGCGACGCGGACGAGCTGGACCGGGCCAGCAAGGAGCTGAGCGGCCGCGGCGCCCGGGTCGTCGCGATCCCCTGCGACGTGACCGACCGCGAGGACGTCGCGCGGATGGTCCGGCTCGCGCGGGAGGCCTGCGGGCGGATCGACGCGGTGATCAACAACGCGGGGGTCATCCAGGCCGGCCCGCTCGAGGTCACCACGCTCCAGGATTACGAGGACGCGCTCAAGACCCACTTCTGGGCCCCGCTCTACACGACGATGGAGGTGCTCCCGGAGATGCGGGCCCGGAAGTCCGGGCGGATCGTGAACATCTCGTCGATCGGCGGGGCGGTCAGCGTGCCGCACCTGGTCCCCTACTCCGCGAGCAAGTTCGCGCTGCGGGGCCTCTCCGAGGGGATGAGGGCGGAGCTGCTCAAGGACGGCATCCACGTGACCACGGTCCTCCCCGGCCTGATGCGCACCGGCAGCCCCCGCAACGCGCAGTTCAAGGGCCGGCACCGGGCCGAGTACGCCTGGTTCAGCATCGGCGACTCCCTGCCGGGGCTCTCCATCGGCGCCGAGGCCGCGGCGAGGGCCATCGTCGGCGCGATGGAGCACGGCGACCCGGAGCTGATCGTCTCCCTGCCGGCGAAGGTCGCGGCCGTGTTCCACGGCCTCTTCCCGGGCGTCACGGCCGACCTGCTGGGGGCGGTCAACGCGCTCCTGCCCGGCCCCGGCGGGATCGGCACCCGGGCGGCCCTGGGCAAGGACAGCACCTCGCGCATGTCGCCGTCGTGGATCACCGCCCTCACCGAGGCGGCGGCCCGCCGCAACAACGAGGTCGCCCCGGGGGAGTCGTGA
- a CDS encoding 3-keto-disaccharide hydrolase has translation MRVIPLRVLSLGLLAGLTIVAWAPGVPPAFGDDLIPAATIDGEGPGWRALGPEDFEDVNLGADAWTWKDGLGHCRGTPVGVIRTRKQVTNFELVAQWRHLAPGGNSGIFVWAPAKALEGLKPGHLPPGGIEVQVLDNGYTEQFEKQTGKKADWFTTHGDVFPVGTSKMNPFPPLSPDGSRSFPRERRSLGVGRWNHYYVRAVNGEIRLWVNGKEVSGGDRCEPASGFLCLESEGSPVEFKGLRIRELP, from the coding sequence ATGCGAGTGATTCCCCTGCGTGTCTTGAGCCTGGGCCTCCTCGCGGGCCTGACGATCGTTGCGTGGGCGCCAGGCGTACCCCCCGCCTTCGGCGACGATCTGATCCCGGCGGCGACCATCGACGGCGAGGGGCCGGGCTGGCGAGCCCTCGGCCCCGAAGACTTCGAGGACGTCAATCTCGGGGCCGACGCCTGGACGTGGAAGGACGGCCTGGGCCACTGCCGAGGCACGCCGGTCGGCGTGATCCGGACCAGGAAGCAGGTCACGAACTTCGAGCTGGTGGCCCAGTGGCGGCACCTGGCGCCGGGCGGGAACTCCGGCATCTTCGTGTGGGCCCCGGCGAAGGCGCTCGAGGGCCTCAAGCCGGGCCACCTGCCCCCGGGGGGGATCGAGGTCCAGGTCCTGGACAACGGCTACACCGAGCAGTTCGAGAAGCAGACCGGGAAGAAGGCCGACTGGTTCACCACCCACGGCGACGTCTTCCCGGTGGGGACCTCGAAGATGAATCCGTTCCCGCCGCTGTCGCCGGACGGCTCGCGGAGCTTCCCCCGCGAGCGGAGGTCGCTGGGGGTCGGCCGTTGGAACCACTACTACGTCCGGGCCGTCAACGGCGAGATCCGCCTCTGGGTCAACGGCAAGGAAGTCTCCGGCGGCGACCGCTGCGAGCCGGCCTCCGGGTTCCTCTGCCTGGAGTCCGAGGGCTCGCCCGTCGAGTTCAAGGGCCTGCGGATCCGCGAGCTGCCTTGA
- the ribB gene encoding 3,4-dihydroxy-2-butanone-4-phosphate synthase, which produces MTDEFSKIEEAIAALKEGRLIIVVDDADRENEGDFVVAAEKVTPEIIAFMIAEGRGQVCMPILPEVADRLRLPMMVDHNTALHKTSYTVPVDHVSSGTGISAEARAITVRAIIDPATKPGDLTRPGHMFPLVAKEGGVLRRAGHTEAAVDLARLAGLTPAAVICEITDGIRMAGREKLREIARRHGLPIVSIEALIKYRRLREKLVTRATEADLPTRYGNGRIIAYTVQHEPGNEPVAFVMGDLSSAEAPLVRLHSSCFTGDLLDSLRCDCGDQLHMALAMIGEEGAGALIYLPQEGRGIGLIEKIRAYNLQDGGMDTVQANLALGHRADLRDYGIGLQILKDLGLTKVRLLTNNPKKTDAFVYYGYDLAVVDQVPIIAPVVAERRRYLDAKRDKMGHVLPTRPCCGEGAEATNGSPQGLRAD; this is translated from the coding sequence ATGACCGACGAGTTTTCGAAGATCGAGGAGGCGATCGCCGCCCTGAAGGAAGGGCGGCTGATCATCGTGGTGGACGACGCCGACCGCGAGAACGAGGGGGACTTCGTCGTCGCCGCGGAGAAGGTCACGCCCGAGATCATCGCGTTCATGATCGCGGAGGGGCGCGGCCAGGTCTGCATGCCGATCCTGCCCGAGGTCGCCGATCGCCTCCGCCTGCCGATGATGGTGGACCACAACACGGCCCTGCACAAGACCTCCTACACGGTCCCCGTCGACCACGTCAGCAGCGGCACGGGCATCAGCGCCGAGGCCCGCGCGATCACGGTCCGGGCGATCATCGACCCGGCGACGAAGCCCGGCGACCTGACCCGCCCGGGCCACATGTTCCCGCTCGTGGCCAAGGAGGGGGGCGTGCTGCGCCGGGCCGGGCACACCGAGGCGGCCGTGGACCTGGCGCGCCTGGCCGGGCTGACGCCCGCGGCCGTGATCTGCGAGATCACCGACGGCATCCGCATGGCCGGCCGCGAGAAGCTCCGCGAGATCGCCCGCCGGCACGGCCTGCCGATCGTCTCCATCGAGGCCCTGATCAAGTATCGCCGACTCCGGGAGAAGCTCGTCACCAGGGCCACCGAGGCCGACCTGCCCACCCGCTACGGCAACGGGCGGATCATCGCCTACACGGTCCAGCACGAGCCCGGCAACGAGCCGGTGGCCTTCGTGATGGGCGACCTGTCCTCGGCCGAGGCGCCGCTCGTCCGGCTCCATTCGTCGTGCTTCACCGGCGACCTGCTGGATTCGCTCCGCTGCGACTGCGGCGACCAGCTCCACATGGCGCTGGCGATGATCGGCGAGGAGGGCGCCGGCGCCCTGATCTACCTGCCGCAGGAGGGCCGGGGCATCGGCCTGATCGAGAAGATCCGGGCGTACAACCTCCAGGACGGCGGCATGGACACGGTCCAGGCGAACCTCGCCCTGGGCCACCGGGCCGACCTCCGCGACTACGGCATCGGCCTCCAGATCCTCAAGGACCTGGGGCTGACGAAGGTCCGCCTGCTCACGAACAACCCCAAGAAGACCGACGCCTTCGTCTACTACGGCTACGACCTCGCGGTCGTGGACCAGGTCCCGATCATCGCCCCGGTCGTCGCCGAGCGTCGGCGCTACCTGGACGCCAAGCGCGACAAGATGGGCCACGTCCTGCCGACCCGCCCCTGCTGCGGCGAGGGGGCCGAGGCGACGAACGGCTCGCCCCAGGGGCTGCGCGCCGATTGA
- a CDS encoding GTPase — translation MPANLPPPYLKAEEEFRRASTPADRLEKLREMFRLLPKHKGTEKLQSDLKQKISRQKDEIEGGKAGAKKGGVSHAVPREGAGQVVLVGPPNAGKSALLAALTNARPEVAAYPFTTRAPQPGIMMWQDVPVQLVDLPPISPEFLEPWVPGVVRSADAALLVADLGSDDVVEAVDAMLRRLAATKTELVGTLPFDDHDESLRHVKTAMIANKQDDPGAGDRLAVVREFFEPAFPVIPASAEGGQGLESVRDAAYHLLGVLRVYTKIPGKPVDRSRPFTLPFGSTVLDLAREIHRDFEQGLKSARVWGSGVFDGQTVKRDHELQDGDVVELHVA, via the coding sequence ATGCCGGCCAACCTGCCGCCGCCCTACCTGAAGGCCGAGGAGGAATTCCGGCGCGCCTCCACGCCCGCGGATCGGCTCGAGAAGCTCCGGGAGATGTTCCGGCTCCTCCCCAAGCACAAGGGGACGGAGAAGCTCCAGTCCGACCTGAAGCAGAAGATCAGCCGGCAGAAGGACGAGATCGAGGGGGGCAAGGCCGGGGCGAAGAAGGGCGGCGTCAGCCACGCGGTGCCCCGCGAGGGCGCCGGCCAGGTGGTCCTCGTCGGGCCGCCCAACGCGGGCAAGAGCGCCCTGCTGGCCGCGCTCACGAACGCCCGCCCGGAGGTCGCCGCCTACCCGTTCACGACGAGGGCACCCCAGCCCGGCATCATGATGTGGCAGGACGTGCCCGTCCAGCTCGTGGACCTGCCCCCCATCTCCCCGGAGTTCCTGGAGCCCTGGGTGCCCGGCGTCGTCCGCTCGGCCGACGCCGCGTTGCTGGTGGCCGACCTGGGCAGCGACGACGTGGTCGAGGCCGTCGACGCGATGCTCCGGCGGCTCGCGGCCACGAAGACCGAGCTGGTGGGCACGCTCCCCTTCGACGACCACGACGAGTCGCTCCGGCACGTCAAGACGGCGATGATCGCCAACAAGCAGGACGACCCGGGCGCCGGGGACCGGCTGGCGGTGGTCCGCGAGTTCTTCGAGCCGGCATTCCCCGTCATCCCGGCGTCGGCGGAGGGCGGGCAAGGGCTGGAATCGGTGCGGGACGCCGCATACCATCTATTAGGAGTCCTTCGCGTCTACACGAAAATCCCCGGCAAGCCCGTCGATCGCTCCCGGCCGTTCACCCTGCCGTTCGGCAGCACCGTGCTCGACCTGGCCCGGGAGATCCACCGGGATTTCGAGCAAGGCCTGAAGTCGGCCCGGGTCTGGGGCAGCGGGGTCTTCGACGGGCAGACGGTCAAGCGCGACCACGAATTGCAGGACGGCGACGTCGTGGAGCTGCACGTCGCCTAG
- a CDS encoding pyridoxamine 5'-phosphate oxidase family protein: MLTTEQEVNMKKLASMIRGIKVAMLTTQGRDGVLHSRPMATQDVELDRILWFFTAAHSDKADEIRQHPRVNVSYVSAQDHFYVSLAGRAEIVRDREKMAELWSPAHRAWFPKGLDDPDLALLRVEVESAEHWDMLSSAMVRLVELHPEPQEELEARML, encoded by the coding sequence ATGCTGACGACCGAGCAGGAAGTGAACATGAAGAAGCTGGCGAGCATGATCCGCGGGATCAAGGTCGCCATGCTGACGACCCAGGGCCGCGACGGCGTGCTGCACAGCCGGCCGATGGCGACGCAGGACGTGGAGCTCGACCGGATCCTGTGGTTCTTCACGGCCGCGCATTCGGACAAGGCCGACGAGATCCGGCAGCATCCCCGGGTGAATGTCAGCTACGTCTCCGCCCAGGACCACTTCTACGTGTCCCTGGCGGGGCGTGCGGAAATCGTGAGGGACAGGGAGAAGATGGCGGAGCTGTGGAGCCCGGCCCATCGGGCCTGGTTCCCGAAGGGGCTCGACGATCCCGACCTCGCGCTGCTGCGGGTGGAGGTGGAGTCCGCGGAGCACTGGGACATGCTCTCCTCGGCGATGGTCCGCCTCGTCGAGCTGCATCCCGAGCCGCAGGAGGAGCTGGAGGCCCGCATGCTCTGA
- a CDS encoding GlsB/YeaQ/YmgE family stress response membrane protein translates to MQLIWFALIGLAAGWLAGQIMKEGERGLVGNLVVGVIGAILGGFLIGILGFAATGLLGSLITATLGAVVLLSVLRQVRKRS, encoded by the coding sequence ATGCAACTGATCTGGTTCGCACTCATCGGCCTCGCCGCCGGCTGGCTGGCCGGTCAGATCATGAAGGAAGGCGAGCGGGGGCTCGTCGGCAACCTCGTCGTCGGCGTGATCGGCGCGATCCTCGGGGGATTCCTGATCGGGATCCTCGGGTTCGCGGCCACCGGGCTGCTCGGCAGCCTCATCACCGCGACGCTCGGGGCGGTGGTCCTGCTCTCGGTGCTGCGGCAGGTCCGGAAGCGATCCTGA